A window from Cellulomonas sp. C5510 encodes these proteins:
- a CDS encoding C40 family peptidase translates to MRTTGRARLARGATAAVAAALLLLPAGAAVADPDVSDQDVRDAQRAVTSAAGAVADIEVRLAELSTRAQTAQVAVQQAGETYAQAQADLASAQQDAARAAEQYDQAREQFASARSTLVAIAREAARSGGSMDTVQALLSADGFQDVVSRNEALSHVSDKADQAVQTYLAAQQVADTLKGAAEQAEAAQESAAADAQQALEAAEQAQTDADTQVAAAQTERQSLIVQLAAARDTSAEVEQARQDQIDADRREREEAAARAARTDAPDAPAPGAGSGGTGSAPAAPSTPSTPSAPSAPSNPGTPSTPSTPSNPAPPSNPTTPSQPSTPATPPSGGGSSAGTTSGAEAAIAWAKGRLGLPYQWGGVGPNGYDCSGLTQGAWSAGGVSLNRTSRDQYRQVKKISYDQLRPGDLVFWGSDPNDASSIYHVAMYIGGGQIIEAPRPGKTVQISPMRYASSMAYAGRP, encoded by the coding sequence GTGCGGACGACGGGACGGGCGCGACTGGCCCGCGGTGCCACCGCGGCGGTCGCCGCCGCGCTGCTGCTCCTGCCGGCCGGGGCGGCGGTCGCCGACCCCGACGTCTCCGACCAGGACGTGCGCGACGCGCAGCGCGCGGTGACCAGCGCCGCCGGTGCCGTCGCCGACATCGAGGTGCGGCTCGCCGAGCTCAGCACCCGCGCCCAGACCGCGCAGGTCGCCGTGCAGCAGGCCGGCGAGACGTACGCGCAGGCCCAGGCCGACCTCGCGTCCGCCCAGCAGGACGCCGCGCGCGCCGCCGAGCAGTACGACCAGGCGCGCGAGCAGTTCGCCTCGGCGCGCTCGACGCTCGTCGCGATCGCCCGCGAGGCCGCCCGGTCCGGCGGCTCGATGGACACCGTGCAGGCGCTGCTGTCGGCCGACGGGTTCCAGGACGTCGTGTCCCGCAACGAGGCGCTGTCGCACGTCAGCGACAAGGCCGACCAGGCGGTGCAGACCTACCTCGCCGCGCAGCAGGTCGCCGACACCCTGAAGGGCGCGGCCGAGCAGGCGGAGGCCGCCCAGGAGTCCGCGGCCGCCGACGCGCAGCAGGCGCTCGAGGCCGCCGAGCAGGCGCAGACGGACGCCGACACCCAGGTGGCCGCCGCGCAGACCGAGCGGCAGTCGCTCATCGTCCAGCTCGCCGCCGCCCGGGACACCAGCGCCGAGGTCGAGCAGGCGCGCCAGGACCAGATCGACGCCGACCGCCGCGAGCGCGAGGAGGCCGCGGCCCGCGCCGCGCGCACCGACGCGCCGGACGCCCCGGCCCCCGGTGCGGGGAGCGGCGGCACGGGCTCCGCCCCGGCAGCCCCGAGCACCCCGTCCACGCCCTCGGCCCCGAGCGCGCCGTCGAACCCGGGCACGCCCTCGACGCCGAGCACGCCGTCGAACCCCGCCCCGCCGTCGAACCCCACCACGCCGAGCCAGCCCAGCACGCCGGCGACCCCGCCCAGCGGCGGCGGGTCGTCCGCCGGCACGACGTCGGGCGCCGAGGCGGCCATCGCCTGGGCGAAGGGCCGGCTGGGCCTGCCGTACCAGTGGGGCGGTGTCGGCCCGAACGGGTACGACTGCTCCGGCCTCACGCAGGGCGCCTGGTCCGCGGGCGGTGTGAGCCTCAACCGGACGTCGCGCGACCAGTACCGGCAGGTCAAGAAGATCTCCTACGACCAGCTCCGGCCCGGCGACCTCGTGTTCTGGGGCTCGGACCCGAACGACGCGTCGTCGATCTACCACGTGGCGATGTACATCGGCGGTGGGCAGATCATCGAGGCCCCGCGCCCGGGCAAGACCGTGCAGATCTCCCCGATGCGCTACGCGTCGTCGATGGCGTACGCCGGCCGCCCCTGA
- a CDS encoding inorganic diphosphatase, protein MEFDVTIEIPKGQRNKYEVDHATGRIRLDRMLFTSTRYPDDYGFIDGTLGEDGDPLDALVLLEEPTFPGCLIRCRALGMFRMRDEAGGDDKVLCVPTGDQRAAWRQDIDDVSDFHRLEIQHFFEVYKDLEPGKSVEGAHWVGRAEAEAEIERSRQRAIDAGYDQH, encoded by the coding sequence GTGGAGTTCGACGTCACGATCGAGATCCCGAAGGGCCAGCGCAACAAGTACGAGGTGGACCACGCGACCGGCCGCATCCGGCTGGACCGCATGCTGTTCACGTCGACGCGGTACCCCGACGACTACGGCTTCATCGACGGCACGCTCGGCGAGGACGGGGACCCGCTCGACGCCCTCGTCCTGCTCGAGGAGCCGACCTTCCCCGGCTGCCTGATCCGCTGCCGCGCGCTGGGCATGTTCCGCATGCGCGACGAGGCAGGCGGCGACGACAAGGTGCTGTGCGTCCCGACCGGTGACCAGCGGGCCGCGTGGCGGCAGGACATCGACGACGTGTCCGACTTCCACCGCCTGGAGATCCAGCACTTCTTCGAGGTCTACAAGGACCTCGAGCCCGGCAAGTCCGTCGAGGGCGCCCACTGGGTCGGGCGCGCCGAGGCCGAGGCCGAGATCGAGCGGTCGCGCCAGCGGGCGATCGACGCGGGGTACGACCAGCACTGA
- the dacB gene encoding D-alanyl-D-alanine carboxypeptidase/D-alanyl-D-alanine-endopeptidase, with protein sequence MRTVGAAALVVLLAGGAYVTADAYDVVPGAVTLAPEVAPAAPFPTAPAAGAPAAGAQVLAGLDPTVPLPDAATVQGMLDALVSDPRLGPSVGAVVADALTGEVLAEHGQSGARTPASTAKLVTGVAALTELGPDRTFDTVVRQGPGDTVVLSGGGDMMLAAGQGDPDAVNGRAGLADLAEQVAAKLRLAGRDSATVVLDTTLFSGPALAPGWDEADVAMGYVAPVAPLAVDIAKMSEGEYPPRHPDPALHAGRVFAQRLADAGITVTGEVSWVDAPATGDVLGTVSSAPVAEVAQYFLDTSDNTITEVVARMVAVELGLPGSFEGATKAVLRTASALGVDTSGAVLADASGLAEGSALPPRMLLGLLQLVIDPAHPELREVGTGMPVGGLTGTLADRFTGGAGTGLVRAKTGSLKDVTSLAGTVLDADGRLLLFVLMADRTGAVGQAQPRAALDGFVGGLAGCGCRG encoded by the coding sequence GTGAGGACGGTCGGGGCGGCGGCCCTGGTCGTGCTGCTCGCGGGCGGCGCCTACGTGACCGCGGACGCGTACGACGTGGTGCCCGGAGCGGTGACGCTGGCCCCCGAGGTCGCCCCCGCCGCGCCGTTCCCCACCGCTCCCGCGGCCGGCGCGCCGGCCGCGGGAGCGCAGGTGCTCGCCGGCCTGGACCCCACGGTCCCGCTGCCGGACGCGGCCACCGTGCAGGGCATGCTCGACGCGCTCGTCTCGGACCCGCGCCTCGGCCCCTCGGTCGGCGCCGTGGTCGCGGACGCCCTCACGGGCGAGGTGCTCGCCGAGCACGGGCAGAGCGGCGCGCGCACGCCGGCCTCGACCGCCAAGCTGGTCACGGGCGTCGCGGCCCTCACCGAGCTCGGCCCGGACCGCACGTTCGACACCGTCGTGCGGCAGGGGCCGGGCGACACCGTCGTCCTCTCCGGCGGCGGCGACATGATGCTCGCGGCCGGCCAGGGCGACCCGGACGCCGTGAACGGCCGCGCCGGGCTGGCCGACCTCGCGGAGCAGGTGGCCGCGAAGCTCCGCCTCGCGGGCCGGGACAGCGCCACCGTCGTGCTCGACACCACGCTGTTCAGCGGCCCCGCGCTCGCACCCGGCTGGGACGAGGCCGACGTGGCGATGGGGTACGTCGCGCCCGTCGCCCCGCTGGCGGTCGACATCGCGAAGATGTCCGAGGGCGAGTACCCGCCCCGCCACCCGGACCCGGCTCTGCACGCCGGACGCGTCTTCGCGCAGCGGCTCGCCGACGCCGGGATCACGGTCACCGGCGAGGTGTCCTGGGTCGACGCCCCCGCCACCGGCGACGTGCTCGGCACGGTGTCGTCCGCCCCCGTCGCGGAGGTCGCCCAGTACTTCCTCGACACGTCGGACAACACCATCACCGAGGTCGTCGCCCGCATGGTGGCCGTGGAGCTCGGGCTGCCCGGTTCGTTCGAGGGCGCCACGAAGGCCGTGCTGCGGACCGCGTCCGCGCTCGGCGTGGACACGTCCGGGGCCGTGCTCGCGGACGCGTCCGGGCTCGCGGAGGGCTCGGCGCTGCCGCCCCGGATGCTCCTCGGCCTGCTCCAGCTGGTGATCGACCCCGCCCACCCGGAGCTGCGCGAGGTCGGCACGGGCATGCCGGTCGGAGGTCTCACCGGGACGCTCGCCGACCGGTTCACCGGCGGCGCCGGGACCGGACTGGTCCGCGCCAAGACGGGCAGCCTGAAGGACGTGACGTCGCTCGCCGGCACGGTGCTGGACGCCGACGGGCGCCTCCTGCTGTTCGTCCTCATGGCCGACCGGACCGGGGCGGTCGGCCAGGCCCAGCCGCGCGCCGCGCTCGACGGCTTCGTCGGCGGGCTCGCGGGGTGCGGCTGCCGGGGATGA
- a CDS encoding zinc-dependent metalloprotease, which yields MQPAVDWDLAARLAARAVRTGPEATQAEREDVVAALRAAAPEAVAHVARLTRLVPAAAPTGAVAHDVRVVDRASWARANVRSLRSLAERAGVPAAHGVRATAGAGQVAAVLGLLSGSVLGQYDPWHPPGTLLLVAPNVLAVERALRLDPADFRLWVTLHEQTHALQFAAAPWLTDHLAARVAALLADEEHSRRRLPGASRDRAGGGRAGGGRSVLDLLDPRQRGVVDEVGAVMALLEGHADVTMDAAGRGAVPSVRRIRRRFEARRSGAPGTGAMRRVLRALLGADVKLAQYRDGAAFVRAVRRSVGTDGLNAVWTGAEALPTPAEIADPAAWVRRVHG from the coding sequence GTGCAGCCCGCCGTCGACTGGGACCTGGCCGCCCGGCTCGCCGCCCGCGCGGTGCGGACCGGGCCGGAGGCGACGCAGGCCGAGCGCGAGGACGTCGTCGCCGCGCTGCGGGCGGCCGCGCCCGAGGCCGTCGCGCACGTCGCCCGCCTGACGCGCCTCGTCCCGGCCGCCGCGCCCACGGGCGCAGTGGCGCACGACGTGCGGGTGGTCGACCGGGCGTCGTGGGCCCGGGCCAACGTCCGCTCGCTGCGGTCCCTGGCGGAGCGCGCGGGCGTCCCCGCCGCGCACGGCGTCCGCGCGACCGCGGGGGCAGGTCAGGTCGCCGCCGTCCTGGGCCTGCTCTCCGGCTCGGTGCTCGGGCAGTACGACCCGTGGCACCCGCCCGGCACGCTGCTGCTGGTCGCGCCGAACGTGCTGGCCGTCGAGCGCGCGCTGCGGCTGGACCCCGCGGACTTCCGGCTCTGGGTGACGCTGCACGAGCAGACCCACGCCCTGCAGTTCGCCGCGGCGCCCTGGCTGACGGACCACCTCGCGGCGCGGGTGGCGGCGTTGCTCGCGGACGAGGAGCACTCCCGCCGCCGGCTCCCCGGCGCCTCCCGCGACCGGGCCGGAGGGGGCCGGGCCGGAGGGGGCCGGTCGGTGCTCGACCTGCTCGACCCGCGGCAGCGCGGCGTCGTCGACGAGGTCGGTGCCGTGATGGCGCTGCTCGAGGGCCACGCGGACGTGACGATGGACGCGGCGGGTCGCGGCGCGGTGCCGTCCGTGCGGCGGATCCGGCGCCGGTTCGAGGCGCGCCGCTCGGGCGCCCCCGGCACCGGTGCGATGCGCCGCGTGCTGCGGGCCCTGCTCGGCGCGGACGTCAAGCTCGCGCAGTACCGCGACGGCGCCGCGTTCGTCCGGGCCGTCCGCCGCAGCGTCGGGACCGACGGCCTGAACGCGGTGTGGACCGGCGCGGAGGCGCTCCCTACGCCGGCGGAGATCGCGGACCCCGCCGCCTGGGTGCGGCGGGTGCACGGCTGA
- the tilS gene encoding tRNA lysidine(34) synthetase TilS has product MAGPHPAVAATRSAVAASVTDLPDGARVLVACSGGPDSLALAAATAFVAAGGGRARLRAGAVVVDHGLQPGSAEVASRAAAACRRLGLDPVEVVAVDVTGPGGPEAAARAARADALHEVAGRLGAAAVLLGHTRDDQAEGVLLGLARGSGARSLAGMAPVRGLLRRPLLAVTREQTVAACAALGLDPWHDPTNAGAAPDDPRRSRVRAHVMPVLERELGPGVAAALARSAELLREDADALDALAAQLLDRARAVAGAGDAPGPALPEPAVALDAAVLAAAPAALRARALRAAAVLAGSPAGALAAAHVRAVDALVTAWHGQGPVHLPGRVEASRACGRLALRAAPPAEPADDDGGARGTDGAGEPAEATQRGDRHR; this is encoded by the coding sequence GTGGCGGGCCCGCACCCGGCGGTCGCGGCCACCCGGTCCGCCGTCGCCGCGTCGGTCACGGACCTGCCCGACGGCGCGCGGGTGCTCGTCGCGTGCTCCGGCGGGCCGGACTCGCTCGCGCTGGCGGCGGCGACCGCGTTCGTGGCGGCGGGGGGCGGGCGCGCGCGCCTGCGGGCGGGTGCCGTGGTGGTCGACCACGGGCTCCAGCCGGGCAGCGCCGAGGTGGCGTCGCGCGCCGCCGCGGCCTGCCGGCGGCTGGGGCTGGACCCGGTGGAGGTCGTCGCGGTCGACGTGACCGGACCCGGCGGCCCCGAGGCCGCCGCGCGTGCGGCGCGCGCCGACGCCCTGCACGAGGTCGCCGGACGGCTCGGCGCGGCGGCGGTCCTGCTCGGGCACACACGGGACGACCAGGCCGAGGGCGTGCTGCTCGGGCTGGCCCGCGGCTCCGGGGCACGCTCGCTCGCCGGGATGGCGCCCGTGCGCGGGCTGCTGCGCCGGCCGCTGCTGGCCGTGACGCGGGAGCAGACCGTCGCGGCGTGCGCGGCGCTCGGCCTCGACCCCTGGCACGACCCCACGAACGCCGGCGCCGCGCCCGACGACCCCCGGCGGTCACGGGTGCGGGCGCACGTGATGCCGGTGCTCGAGCGCGAGCTCGGCCCCGGTGTCGCGGCGGCGCTCGCACGCTCGGCGGAGCTCCTGCGCGAGGACGCCGACGCCCTGGACGCGCTGGCAGCGCAGCTGCTCGACCGGGCACGCGCCGTCGCCGGGGCCGGGGACGCGCCCGGTCCCGCGCTCCCCGAGCCCGCCGTGGCGCTCGACGCCGCCGTGCTCGCCGCCGCCCCGGCGGCGCTGCGGGCCCGCGCCCTGCGCGCCGCCGCGGTCCTGGCGGGGTCGCCGGCCGGCGCGCTCGCCGCGGCGCACGTCCGGGCCGTCGACGCGCTCGTGACCGCGTGGCACGGCCAGGGCCCGGTGCACCTGCCCGGGCGCGTGGAGGCCTCCCGCGCGTGTGGCAGGCTTGCGCTGCGCGCCGCACCCCCGGCCGAGCCCGCGGACGACGACGGGGGCGCGCGAGGCACCGACGGGGCCGGCGAGCCGGCCGAGGCGACACAGCGAGGAGACCGGCACCGGTGA